In a genomic window of Mercenaria mercenaria strain notata chromosome 19, MADL_Memer_1, whole genome shotgun sequence:
- the LOC123542664 gene encoding uncharacterized protein LOC123542664 isoform X1, with protein sequence MEESKKPVRSPNFSMSDALLLCEVMGGDSGVEGLSFHSMQRHKFTNTITSCSKGAAWKTIVQAFNSRADEPREIPSLKKKWDNLAQTHRSQYSDYLHSQQLTGGGPSCKKLSVVTEAVMAVIGRNACNTKGVVGSDLDTTQLQINNFK encoded by the exons ATGGAGGAATCCAAGAAGCCCGTTCGCTCGCCAAATTTTTCTATGTCAGACGCGTTATTGCTGTGTGAGGTGATGGGTGGAGACAGCGGAGTGGAGGGGCTCTCCTTCCACTCCATGCAGAGGCATAAATTCACAAATA CCATAACTTCATGCAGTAAAGGAGCTGCATGGAAGACAATTGTGCAGGCGTTTAATTCCAGAGCTGATGAACCTAGGGAAATCCCCTCATTGAAGAAAAAATGGGACAATCTGGCTCAGACACACAGATCCCAATACTCTGACTACCTACACAGTCAGCAGTTAACAG gAGGAGGGCCATCCTGTAAAAAGCTGTCCGTGGTAACCGAAGCAGTGATGGCAGTGATAGGGAGAAATGCCTGCAACACCAAGGGAGTTGTTGGGTCAGATCTGGACACAACACAACTACAAATTAATAACTTCAAGTAA
- the LOC123542664 gene encoding uncharacterized protein LOC123542664 isoform X2, with product MARPSNQADKAITSCSKGAAWKTIVQAFNSRADEPREIPSLKKKWDNLAQTHRSQYSDYLHSQQLTGGGPSCKKLSVVTEAVMAVIGRNACNTKGVVGSDLDTTQLQINNFK from the exons atggcaaggcctagcaaccaagctgacaaag CCATAACTTCATGCAGTAAAGGAGCTGCATGGAAGACAATTGTGCAGGCGTTTAATTCCAGAGCTGATGAACCTAGGGAAATCCCCTCATTGAAGAAAAAATGGGACAATCTGGCTCAGACACACAGATCCCAATACTCTGACTACCTACACAGTCAGCAGTTAACAG gAGGAGGGCCATCCTGTAAAAAGCTGTCCGTGGTAACCGAAGCAGTGATGGCAGTGATAGGGAGAAATGCCTGCAACACCAAGGGAGTTGTTGGGTCAGATCTGGACACAACACAACTACAAATTAATAACTTCAAGTAA